Proteins co-encoded in one Periophthalmus magnuspinnatus isolate fPerMag1 chromosome 20, fPerMag1.2.pri, whole genome shotgun sequence genomic window:
- the dlec1 gene encoding deleted in lung and esophageal cancer protein 1, whose translation MDAEVRTEHVSCPEPTVDSHMPASDKSQDISHVLESLFKETYTKNIIGQDTLTNLIKTKSGKNSYHDRYVEELQQAYMEYNVCMQEVDVLETHIIHARTRAAEIEGKECEKMKQNFLDGFNERKSVITVQSAFPQCVDKDLLEMNNLISPWDYLSVPKPKPLLKAPEKAKPDPTKPTVSYSMHISQEPQDDGYTFIPCPVNSPDNSVSITVDSSSDEANNKKIKSRERTKITKPKPKWKGGPSATERTEGQDTLRKMKERQNFLRNPRFLPPNTQISDMVTRSGRKWTSKRCSDDRLQVFQAEPPVLFFVQYTVGQIYEATLELKNMTSASRHVRVIPPTTPYFSIGLGRFPGEGGTVAPGMSCKYTIRFAPDSLTDFQDFIVVEAQSDDLLVVPIEARRPPPVLTLPRVLDCGYCLVGGVKFVEFFCQNVGLSPGTFCLIPKYQWPASNLRSVSKTVFTEQPPFAVSPSLFSLQPGETTVVEVVFFPTTTEKTCQVFTIVCDNCQVKDICVQGEGQLIALELISISGDRDTPSAGELHDLTAEHFVCFSPCNPNSPQQKKIVVRNNVHLELPFHWQIVKPHLQPLPSGEDTQSSHVEFLQETDDIFHVCPESGLLGPCQDHVFLVTFWPKELKDYHSVCHLVLMDVPQLQSDLSVQPVPSEFGDVIGMEIELKGSTEPYRVLFEPYAIVIPGELLICTTTRKQFKMWNHSKTSISFQWERMNSSFHIIEVEPPSGHIEENECFDLDLIVTGGKPEKVVTSLICHIKHHYKPITLPVEVSFKGPTITISVPSIDFGLVRLGEQSQTSLLLVNTTQLEASWALGEMPLHQEEPCESQISVEPSRGILSPLSSGVVDVVFRPRFCQQLQTELELTVENGTGCHLSVQASVQSPQVCLLNCELLLSELYMGVTTEATVTLFNQTLLASNFNWRPQLQGNQASLCEATFEPMCGTLGPNASMDITIKFTSHTHHELTEVSALCDIEDVKSPLILRLKTARAKTLAVSYSLDTTSFPSDRSSSKLVLDFGDDIILKKAVTRRFKITNETAIPASFSIAPEFFNGNTTDSLPQKSSAYTMRQLHSAQAKKVEEKTHMDFVSSLLANGKGAAFFVRPDNGILGAFQTHTVDVTAYTDMWGDYTDNLICKVGDLEPTLIPIQMTVKGCPLYFQMTGPRVDSQNEGPIIRFGTHVSGGDTVSRSLRINNPTTFNIRLDWKTYNIDENDDMLVDLVVVYGEAFPVKEIDDNVVSIGPRGWDRDQASDSVLTSTSSHQSLIASNAEEEERVAEEDTESAMACSHPYHAEKNLISVRIRPHVGNLSDYPYCVTPQQAVIPAKGSSTIHVSFTPLTLTGSTETKCVGKALGFISLDSETAICVPGKVGRVHGLDLEPVRMNLQAVVKPAKMLVQMDEDEEVLEFRASAGDLVKQESDREQTQEFDIMKSFRLHNTSEMPLQFTLNTQPPFLVFTPQPKTRSSPSSNPSTGDGSYLMLQPQRSMKVKVAFHCSFALMDFVDLANDEMPEFVKVIKNPKGESKLRFQQTLKIHYINGSTQTVPLLAYMDIASLSLSNESLDFGLCDVGKTQMKEVKLFSIGAKAFWNSVIKSDKEDSHSFCVTPDFGVVKSKYFNPPQFCQCLQISFTPSEDRDYKAVVVIRSPLVKTPLFIHLQGTGSFNRFMGDDLCE comes from the exons ATGGACGCAGAGGTCAGGACAGAGCATGTGTCCTGTCCAGAGCCCACAGTGGACAGTCACATGCCGGCGTCTGACAAGTCTCAG GATATTTCTCATGTTTTGGAAAGTCTTTTCAAAGAAACTTACACCAAAAATATAATTGGACAAGACACTTTGACCAACCTCATCAAGACAAAAAGTGGTAAAAACAGCTATCATGACAGATATGTTGAAGAGCTTCAGCAG GCTTATATGgaatataatgtatgtatgcAGGAAGTAGATGTTCTGGAAACTCATATTATTCACGCTCGAACGAGGGCTGCAGAGATCGAAGGCAAGGAGTGtgagaaaatgaaacaaaacttctTGGATGGGTTTAATGAGAGAAAAAGTGTTATCACAG TACAATCAGCATTTCCACAATGTGTTGACAAAGACCTTCTAGAAATGAACAACCTTATATCTCCATGGGACTACTTAAGTGTTCCAAAGCCTAAACCATTACTAAAAGCTCCAGAAAAAG CCAAACCAGATCCAACAAAACCAACAGTCTCCTACTCTATGCATATTTCTCAGGAGCCACAAGATGATGGTTACACATTTATTCCTTGTCCCGTAAACAGTCCAGATAATTCAGTCAGCATTACAGTTGATTCAAGTTCAGATGAAGCTAACAACAAAAAGATAAAGTCCCGTGAG AggacaaaaataaccaaacctAAACCAAAATGGAAGGGTGGGCCCAGTGCCACTGAGAGGACTGAAGGACAAGACACTCTTCGGAAAATGAAAGAGCGACAAAACTTTCTACGCAATCCACGGTTCCTTCCTCCAAACACTCAGATATCAGATATGGTGACGCGGTCTGGGCGAAAATGGACAAGCAAAAG ATGCAGTGATGATCGTCTTCAAGTCTTTCAGGCAGAGCCCCCAGTCCTGTTTTTTGTTCAATACACTGTTGGACAAATATATGAG GCAACACTAGAGTTGAAAAACATGACCTCTGCAAGCCGCCATGTTCGTGTCATTCCTCCAACCACTCCATATTTTTCTATAGGCCTTG GGAGATTCCCAGGGGAAGGTGGCACTGTGGCTCCAGGCATGAGCTGTAAATACACCATTCGCTTTGCACCAGACTCGCTGACGGATTTTCAGGATTTCATTGTTGTGGAAGCTCAGTCTGATGATCTCCTTGTGGTCCCCATTGAGGCCAGACGTCCCCCTCCAGTGTTAACTT TACCAAGAGTTCTGGACTGTGGATATTGTCTGGTTGGAGGTGTTAAGTTTGTTGAGTTTTTCTGCCAAAATGTTGGTCTAAGTCCCGGAACCTTCTGCTTAATTCCTAAATACCAGTGGCCAGCCTCTAATCTCAGG TCTGTGTCCAAAACTGTGTTCACTGAGCAACCACCCTTTGCAGTTAGCCCATCGCTCTTTTCTCTTCAGCCCGGAGAGACCACTGTAGTCGAG GTTGTTTTCTTTCCAACCACAACTGAAAAGACCTGTCAGGTCTTCACTATTGTGTGTGATAACTGCCAGGTGAAAGACATTTGTGTACAAG GTGAAGGCCAGTTGATTGCACTGGAGCTGATTTCTATATCTGGGGACAGGGACACTCCCTCTGCAGGAGAGCTGCATGACCTCACAGCTGAGCACTTTGTGTGCTTCAGCCCATGTAATCCGAACTCTCCACAACAGAAGAAGATTGTTGTCAGAAACAATGT CCACCTGGAGCTGCCTTTTCATTGGCAGATAGTGAAGCCCCACCTGCAGCCCCTCCCATCAGGAGAAGACACTCAGTCCTCACATGTAGAGTTTCTCCAGGAAACAGATGACATATTCCATGTTTGTCCTGAATCTGGGTTGTTGGGCCCATGCCAGGACCATGTGTTTTTGGTCACATTCTGGCCTAAAGAG CTGAAAGATTATCACAGTGTTTGCCATTTGGTCCTCATGGATGTTCCTCAGCTGCAATCAGACTTGAG tGTCCAACCTGTGCCCAGTGAATTTGGTGATGTCATTGGGATGGAAATAGAGCTCAAAGGGTCAACCGAGCCTTACCGGGTCTTATTTGAGCCCTATGCCATTGTGATACCAGGGGAGCTTCTTATCTGCACCACAACTCGCAAACAATTCAAG ATGTGGAATCACAGCAAAACTTCAATCTCCTTTCAATGGGAAAGAATGAACAGTAGCTTTCACATAATAGAAGTAGAGCCACCTAGTGGTCATATAG AGGAAAATGAGTGTTTTGATTTGGATTTAATTGTGACTGGAGGAAAACCAGAGAAGGTGGTGACTAGTCTAATCTGCCACATAAAGCACCACTACAAACCAATAACTCTGCCTGTGGAAGTTTCCTTTAAA GGTCCTACTATTACCATCTCTGTGCCGAGTATTGACTTTGGGCTTGTGCGACTCGGGGAGCAGAGCCAAACCTCTTTACTCCTTGTGAACACCACACAGCTGGAGGCCTCGTGGGCACTAGGAGAGATGCCATTACATCAGGAAGAGCCCTGTGAGAGTCAG atttCAGTTGAGCCAAGTAGAGGCATCCTTTCCCCATTAAGCTCTGGTGTTGTAGATGTAGTGTTCAGACCACGCTTCTGCCAGCAACTTCAAACTGAGCTGGAGCTGACAGTGGAGAATGGAACTGGATG CCACCTGTCAGTACAAGCCAGTGTGCAGTCCCCCCAAGTGTGCCTGCTAAACTGTGAGCTGCTCCTATCTGAACTTTACATGGGAGTTACTACAGAGGCAACTGTGACACTTTTCAACCAAACACTGCTAGCTTCAAACTTCAACTGGAGG CCACAATTGCAAGGAAACCAAGCATCATTGTGTGAGGCCACATTTGAGCCAATGTGTGGTACTTTGGGGCCTAATGCTAGTATGGATATAACAATTAAATTCACCTCGCACACACAT CATGAACTAACTGAGGTTTCAGCTCTTTGTGACATTGAGGATGTGAAATCACCTCTTATTCTGAGACTGAAGACTGCCAGGGCAAAGACTCTTGCTGTATCTTATTCTTTAGACACTACcag TTTCCCATCTGATCGGAGCTCCTCAAAACTTGTGCTTGATTTTGGTgatgatattattttgaagaaagCTGTTACTAGACGCTTTAAAATAACCAACGAAACAGCGATTCCAGCCTCTTTCTCAATTGCACCtgagtttttcaatggaaataCCACTGActcactgccacagaaaag TTCAGCTTATACTATGAGGCAACTTCACTCTGCCCAGGCCAAAAAAGtagaagaaaaaacacacatgg ATTTTGTTAGCAGCTTGCTTGCCAATGGAAAAGGAGCAGCATTTTTTGTCAGGCCAGATAATGGAATATTGGGAGCATTTCAGACCCATACTGTGGACGTGACCGCCTACACTGATATGTGgggagattacacagataacctCATATGCAAA GTAGGCGATCTTGAGCCCACACTTATTCCTATTCAGATGACAGTGAAAGGATGTCCACTGTATTTCCAGATGACAGGTCCACGTGTAGATAGCCAAAACGAGGGTCCAATCATAAG aTTTGGCACACATGTATCTGGTGGTGACACAGTTTCCCGTTCTTTGCGCATTAACAATCCCACCACTTTCA ATATTCGCTTGGACTGGAAAACgtataacatagatgagaatGACGATATGCTGGTGGATCTTGTGGTTGTGTACGGAGAAGCCTTTCCCGTTAAAGAGATAGACGACAATGTGGTGTCTATCGGACCAAGAGGCTGGGACCGGGATCAAGCATCAGACTCTGTGCTAACATCGACCTCATCCCACCAAAGTCTGATT GCTTCCaatgcagaggaggaagaacgtGTAGCCGAAGAGGACACTGAGAGCGCAATGGCCTGTTCACATCCCTATCATGCAGAGAAGAACCTAATTTCTGTTCGAATAAGGCCCCATGTTGGGAATCTATCAGACTACCCATATTGCGTCACTCCCCAACAAGCA GTTATACCAGCAAAAGGAAGCAGTACTATTCATGTGTCTTTCACCCCACTAACACTCACTGGCTCTACTGAAACTAAATGTGTGGGCAAGGCGCTGGGATTTATAAGTCTAGACTCTGAG ACAGCAATATGTGTGCCAGGTAAAGTTGGTCGTGTCCACGGTTTGGACTTGGAGCCTGTCAGAATGAATCTACAGGCAGTCGTTAAACCTGCCAA GATGTTAGTTCAAATGGATGAAGACGAGGAGGTTTTGGAGTTTCGTGCCTCAGCCGGTGATTTAGTGAAACAAGAATCAGACAGAGAG CAAACACAGGAATTTGACATAATGAAGAGCTTCAGGCTACACAACACCTCAGAAATGCCTCTGCAATTTACACTGAACACGCAGCCCCCATTTTTAGTCTTCACACCTCAACCCAAAACCCGCTCTAGTCCCTCCAGCAACCCCTCCACCGGTGACGGCAGCTATCTGATGTTGCAACCACAGCGAAGTATGAAG GTGAAGGTTGCATTCCACTGCTCCTTTGCCCTCATGGACTTTGTGGACTTAGCAAATGATGAAATGCCAGAGTTTGTAAAAGTAATCAAGAATCCAAAAGGAGAAAGCAAGTTGAGGTTCCAGCAAACACTAAAGATTCATTACATCAATGGTAGCACACAG ACTGTGCCTCTTTTGGCCTACATGGATATCGCTTCTCTTAGCTTGTCTAATGAGAGTCTTGACTTTGGGCTCTGCGATGTGGgcaaaacacaaatgaaggAAGTTAAATTGTTCAGTATTGGAGCTAAAGCCTTTTGGAACTCAGTTATAA AGTCTGACAAAGAGGACTCGCACAGCTTTTGTGTAACACCTGATTTCGGAGTCGTAAAATCCAAATACTTCAACCCTCCCCAGTTCTGCCAGTGTCTGCAAATCAGTTTCACTCCTAG tgaggACAGAGACTACAAAGCTGTGGTTGTTATCCGCTCGCCTCTTGTGAAGACACCTCTCTTTATCCATTTGCAAGGCACTGGATCCTTTAATAGGTTTATGGGAGATGATCTGTGTGAGTAG
- the plcd1a gene encoding 1-phosphatidylinositol 4,5-bisphosphate phosphodiesterase delta-1a — translation MSCLRKCPKRSQSEEQAFQEHVRKVAQENGRRLGLEGDPDLQFLLSGGNLVKIRSNSWQKNRFYKLNEDCKTIWHDSHKIIRRSKTFSLDDIDSVRRGRQSEGLNKHTDPSVEDRCFSIIFKGKKKNLDLMAADPEQAKKWVNGLEKVISNLQNLSRQMKKEHWLINCMRKADKNKDNKMTLKELKHFLKQINVEVDDSYAADLFKQCDKSNSGTLEDTEIKHFYDLLTQREEIDIIYGKYARTEGQMSSRDLLNFLLNEQREQASIQDALKLIEKYEMDDTAKEQKHLTKDGFLMYMQHEEGSILNHKHIGIYQDMSQPLSHYYISSSHNTYLMEDQLKGPSSTEAYIKALMKSCRCVELDCWDGPNGEPVIYHGYTLTSKVLFRDVIKAIKEYAFKTSEYPVILSLENHCTVEQQRLMTHHMISILGDALLRKPLGDRMPTNFPSPEELKGRFLIKGKRLNKLDTAFISNNTVDEDTVSEEDEAAEVKDNGQKAKSKKSKMKLAKELSDIVIYCKSVHFNGFEHAKENQAFYEMSSLKESKAFNLAQNSGTAFMHHNMEKLTRIYPAGSRTDSSNYNPVPMWNVGCQIVALNFQTPSKEMHINQGRFLPNGFCGYVLKPEFQRDLYSQFDPNTLTNGPWLKKKTFHIMVISGQQLPKINKEKHNSIVDPLVRVEIYGVPADNASKETHHIDNNGFNPTWNEKFQFDIYVPELAMVRFVVEDYDAASQNDLVGHYCLPLSSAQNGYRHVPLLTKRGDVICSAGLFVHLMLIDTQKA, via the exons ATGTCTTGTTTGCGCAAATGTCCGAAAAGAAGCCAATCAGAAGAACAAGCTTTCCAGGAACATGTGAGAAAAGTAGCGCAGGAGAATGGGAGACGACTCG GTTTGGAAGGGGATCCAGATCTTCAGTTCCTTCTTTCAGGGGGGAACCTTGTGAAGATTCGTTCTAACTCTTGGCAAAAGAACCGCTTTTACAAACTCAATGAAGACTGCAAAACAATATGGCATGATTCTCATAAAATAATCAGGAGAAGCAAAACCT TTTCTCTTGATGACATCGATTCAGTGAGACGGGGTCGACAGTCTGAGGgcctaaacaaacacacagacccCAGTGTAGAGGACAGATGTTTCTCCATCATCTTCAAGGGCAAAAAGAAAAACCTGGATCTGATGGCAGCAGATCCAGAGCAGGCCAAAAAGTGGGTGAACGGCCTGGAGAAAGTCATTAGTAATCTACAAAACCTCAGCCGGCAAATGAAGAAAGAACA CTGGCTTATTAATTGCATGCGGAAGGCTGACAAAAACAAGGACAATAAGATGACACTGAAAGAGTTGAAGCACTTTCTGAAGCAGATAAACGTGGAAGTGGATGACAGTTATGCAGCAGATTTATTTAAG caATGTGATAAATCCAATTCTGGCACTCTGGAAGACACAGAGATCAAGCACTTTTATGACTTACTAACACAACGGGAGGAAATTGATATAATTTATGGGAAATATGCCCggacagagggtcagatgagCTCCAGAGACCTGCTGAACTTCCTCCTGAATGAACAAAGAGAGCAGGCCTCTATTCAAGACGCTCTGAAACTCATTGAAAAATATGAGATGGATGACACAG CAAAGGAGCAGAAGCACCTGACCAAAGATGGCTTTCTGATGTACATGCAGCACGAGGAAGGCTCTATTCTTAACCATAAACATATAGGAATTTACCAGGACATGAGCCAGCCCCTCAGCCACTACTACATCTCCTCATCTCATAACACATACCTGATGGAGGATCAACTCAAAGGGCCCAGCAGCACTGAGGCCTATATCAA AGCCCTGATGAAGAGTTGCCGCTGTGTGGAGCTTGACTGTTGGGATGGGCCAAATGGAGAGCCAGTCATTTACCATGGCTACACGCTCACGTCCAAAGTGCTCTTCAGGGACGTGATAAAAGCCATCAAAGAATACGCCTTCAAA ACCTCAGAATACCCCGTCATCCTCTCGCTAGAGAACCACTGCACTGTGGAGCAGCAGAGGCTCATGACCCATCACATGATCTCCATCCTGGGGGACGCACTGCTCAGAAAGCCCCTGGGCGACAGAATGCCCACTAACTTCCCCTCACCCgag GAGCTGAAGGGCAGGTTTCTGATCAAAGGGAAGCGCTTGAACAAACTGGACACAGCATTCATCAGTAACAACACTGTGGACGAGGACACTGTGTCTGAGGAAGATGAGGCTGCAGAGGTCAAAGACAATGGACAGAAGGCCAAGTCCAAG AAATCCAAAATGAAATTGGCCAAGGAGCTCTCTGACATTGTCATTTACTGCAAGAGTGTTCATTTTAATGGCTTTGAACATGCCAAAGAGAATCAGGCTTTTTATGAGATGTCCTCACTGAAAGAGAGTAAAGCTTTCAATCTGGCCCAGAACTCAG GGACTGCTTTTATGCATCACAATATGGAGAAGTTAACCAGGATTTATCCTGCTGGGTCTAGAACTGATTCCTCCAACTACAACCCTGTGCCCATGTGGAACGTGGGCTGCCAGATTG TGGCGTTAAATTTCCAGACCCCCTCTAAGGAGATGCATATAAACCAAGGGCGGTTTTTGCCAAATGGTTTCTGTGGTTATGTGTTGAAACCTGAATTTCAGAGAGATTTGTATTCACAATTTGACCCCAACACACTCACAAATGGTCCCTGGctgaagaagaaaacatttcatATCATG GTGATTTCAGGCCAGCAGTTGCCAAAAATCAACAAAGAGAAACACAATTCTATTGTTGATCCTCTGGTGAGAGTGGAAATCTATGGTGTCCCAGCTGACAATGCTAGCAAAGAGACGCATCACATTGACAATAATG GATTCAACCCAACGTGGAATGAAAAGTTCCAGTTTGACATTTACGTCCCAGAGCTGGCCATGGTACGGTTTGTGGTAGAAGACTATGATGCAGCTTCCCAAAATGATCTGGTGGGGCACtactgtctccccctctccagcGCGCAGAATG GCTACCGTCATGTCCCATTGCTCACAAAGAGGGGTGATGTCATCTGCTCTGCTGGGCTTTTTGTTCATCTCATGCTTATTGACACTCAGAAAGCTTAG